The sequence ATATTGGATATGCAACTCAGCTAGGCATGATTTCAGTTGTGTACTAGTCTCTGACCACTTCATCTTTTCGTTTTCAATGAGTTTTATTTTCCTACCTATTGAAAAAAGTGGTTTTGGTTTTGACCATGATGATAGTTGTATAGTACTAATTACTCTCAGCTACTTTTTTTTTTATCCTTGTTCATATTAAACGCCTATATACAAGAATCTTTAAAAACATTTGAATAGTTACAGATTCTTTGCCTCATGTAGGATGCTGATTAATAAGCTATTAGATGTATGTGTATACTCACCTTTTATGAGCAGCCTATATTGTGTTTCTTCTGAGCTAATaatttaaaatgtatttatgTGTAGGATCTATATGATTATGTCTTCGCTATCTGTGGTGTGGACCCTCCATTTAAAGTATACACTGCCTTTCCTACCAGAGAGGAAATTCCTTGTGAGGAGGATCCACTCTCGTTTCATCTAAGGAATGGTTCACTCGTTCGTGTGGATGTAGGTACTGGGTCATACACTCCAGATGAGGCAACGTCTGAATGTGAATCAAGTGATCGTGAAGATTGTGAAGTATGTAATGATGTTTAAGCAGtttaaaatcattaatttaatttttacagCCACCAATGATTTCAGATCAACCAGTAGGGTCAGCAACCACAATGGGATCAATGCAATCTGAAAATCTACCTAGATCAGAGGATGCATCAGGATTTGCTGCCAGTACCACACCTGAATTTATGACTACGCTCCAGCAAGGTTTGTTAACCTTTCTTATCAACATTTTGATTGCATAGCATTAGCATGGGTGTATTTaggccaaaaactataccttgatgaatgccctagttcatggtgaatagaatgacaattgttttgctcttcttgttatTTATCGGTATAACTCAAAAGGCACTTACcaaatgaagctgaaacttgaacaacccattggtttttccctctagatAGCAACAAAGTCATAAAACAATATTTGAGGGAAATACAAGTTGGGTTTTCACTCCGTGGGTCACCtaatattatatatgtaaaTGATGGGTCTGTGGGTCCTGTAAgaatagttgtaacacatccatgaggtttgtatctgatttgaaAGTGGAGTGTAGCATTTAGCCATGTTACAATCTTGTTTATAAAACTAGTGGCAGTCACCCCTTTCCCACTTTCTTTCCCTGTAAAATAGTTGTGGTAGAGGAACCCCACTAAAATCTAAACAAAACTAAGGaagtattatatacatatgtggtcatttctgtacagggtgtatccattcactggactggattactggactcgCATAAAATTCACTCAAACACCTTATTCAACCAGACACCTTTTTCAACCACTGAAATTTAATGTGATTACATAGAGTACTGTATTTCAAGTGGCaaattttcaaggttgagcaatgttgctaaagaTCATTTTATTTgcaacactcccaaaatgtattagactatatgtgaccggatttcatataaccaggcttccacacacaaaatcaaacttacgtttttaccagaaatggattgctggtataacacactatcatattccacactgtacttccttcagcactggcaagtctagtttctgtagctgctttcttccaaccctgtcaaagccacgagtgggagattggtgccattaaatggccatggctttgtgataatggtgtgtagtgagctgggacttcacagagagctcgccaatagtgttctcagtcaatttggagtgatttgagggccatgaaGGGCCTAAACTTGGCatctggattccattcgtcttcttacttcattttatacccctatattaagcccaccctcccacccattactaccacctgtgatattattacccgctcgaaaaaagctgcccaaaacagggcaaattttgggtattaGAAATTTATACACcaactcagtgatagctagtaaatagatgaataattggtgcaattttgtttgcacagctgtaggcactgggaagttattacataATGGTtacttaaaattgccatatctcctaactAAGTTTTGTgtgtcgaagccttgttttgtcaaattcagtcacatatagagaATCAGCAAAAACTTTCCCCCTCAAAatgtttaggctatacggtagtaTACCACACATGTAGCTATGCCTTGTCTTGCATATTAGAGACACGTATAGCTAACTggtctatttatttattaaggctttgcaGCACAGGTGCTGAAGgcctgtaagacacctggtcctatacagCCTGTCTGCAAAGATGTTATAAAGTATGTTTGGAAAAAGTGCTAGTTTTGGTGGTCCATTTAATAGTATAACTTTGGTTTGAACTTTTGTTACATTTACTGTCTTTGTATAACCTTACCTCTCTGTTAATGTTCTTACACAGGTCTTCTGCTGGTGCAGTTTAAGAATAAGctgcactacaggataaactacataatctgTGTAGCCAACCATGATTTTGATTACTAATTGAATACAGAGTAATCTGGACAAGTCTTTATGGGAACTTGTAgctataaaatttttgtggtgcctaattgtctggatagtgTAGTAGAGGCCACACACCATAGGTAACCCATGATcaataactataacttatcTGGTTCACACAGTACAATAACCCATCTTGCTCCACCACTTGGTCTGGTCTTGTGCATTAAAACTAAATTTTAGAAAACCCCTTAAATAAAgacacctccatataaaggacatatTTCATTTCCTCAATGGTGTCCgtcttagaggggttccactgtatatactgtataacgggaatgattcgTGGAAGAAAACAATCACGAATTTCGCGATTTTAGGTGCattcgcgaatgttttcttGCTATGTTTttcctacaattaaaaaaaaatttttcatGGATCAGTTGATGTAGCATTCATGTATCGAGTGCATAAGCGGGTAGCTACTCACCTTGCTACTCGCTAAACTGTTATATATGTGCCGTAACGGTATAACTAATGAGGCGCAGGACCGTGTCATGTGATTCGAACAGAGATGCAAACTTCagtgacagtgaaaaaatcagtgctactaaatggggCAAGTATAATAGCAGCCCAGCAATTCACTGTGCCGGAAATGGCTTGTCTTAGCCTCAGTTTTAGTACCGCCCCAAGGCTATAGGTGTGCCATCGTCCGTGCTCATTATCGTGAATGCCTACTTCTCCAGTGAAACAGCGATCATACATGGCTACTAGTATGCGTAGTACGCAACATGTCAGAGTCAGCCATATAGTCGAGCGTTCCCTAGCTATccatagaaaaaaaaattaattcgTTGTGGGCGCGCGCCCAATTATTaattactttatgcaataaTCGCAAATGTTTTCTCGCGAATGAGGAAATAGTAGATCattcgcgaatgttttcttccgcgaatcattcccgttatacAGTATGTCTCATTGTGAATGGTATCAATTTCTAAAGCACTTTTTGTGGTTAAGTCTGGATATAAATGGTAAGAAAACAAAACTTTTAGTCCAGtgatccagtccagtgaatggatacaccttTTCTGTACATTCTTCAATTTCATTTTTAATGCTTCTCTTTTATAGTAACAAAAGGATGAAACTAGCTTTATCAATTAGCCAAAGTATAGGGATTACAATGTGCCTCATTTTAGCAACTACCCATGTAATCTTGTTCAACTTGTTTCCTTAGTTTTGTTGCATGGATCAGCTATAAcaattttgagcttgtttccttactttttataccATGTGTATTATATCAAACCCTacttattttaaaaaatttattttatgtccagctagctagctatattactgTAACACTCTTTGTTTTGCATGTAGTCCATTTTGTTCTAGCTTTTTCTTTGTCAAAAGCACAtaccactggtgattttgtactgtggctgtgtgctgcttttGTTTGCTTCTTCTATTGGACTATCCTGATCTGCATAATGCAAAATCTGCAGAGTATCTAACTTCTTTGATAACCGATGCACAAATGTATAAAATATATGGATGCAATCAGTAGATTCTGTCAGGGGGCTAAAAACAGTACTATAACTCTTAACCCCGCAGCTGTTTTaaaaatgcaagcactgaaaatgcataatccagaaaactagcaagccttttaaacaaacTCCTAAAGTACAAGAACTGCTAAATCTGTATAAAAAATACAAACACCATGTTATTCACTGTTAAATGGTGCTATCCGTCATCACATCCTTCCATCCTAGAACTTCACTCTATGCCTTTAAAATACAAAAGAACTATCTTTTTGTCTTCTTCCTTTGCGTATCGATACAGAAAAGGCCATAACTCAGCCATAGCTCATTGTATCATTCTCTGGACATCATCTTGTTCATCACATGATGGTGATTCAGTTAATATACAAATATCACATGATTGACAAAATGCTGACAATAACACTAAAGATATGGACGTGAAAGGAAACAAAATGCTTTAATACTTTGTAGCAGGTGAGTTTCTTGTTTGTTAAAAGTTCATAAAGGGTAGGCCTTCGCAAGTAAGAAAATCTCTATTTCTAAGAGGTTGGATAAACGCTTTGCAAGATAAGCATGTTTAAAACCATGTATGTAAAGTGacaaaagtattgtgcatttttcgtTTATGAtatatcaaatccagtttttttggattatgcaggtttaagggatAAAGTGGGAGGAAGGTCAAGAAACTAAATCAAGGTAGAATAAGGTAGCAAATGAgtacagtctatttcaggttggttgtccacgcaagccaaatgcaaaaatatcacgtgaatagaaataaccaatgaaatttcacgcCAGGCAGACGgcgctagtttaaactgaaggctactgatctcattggctactttcaagcacgtgACTTTTAACACTTCGTTTCTCTAGTCAACCAACCGGAAATAGACTGTAGCAATTACTGTAAAATAAAGCACAATAGTTGCTGTACATAGCTACTGGGCATAAGTGGGCACTATCCCTCCACTCTTAAAAGTGAGGGGGCTGTTGCCCACCCATCCTGCACTCTGTTCTGTATTTATATTCTAACTCACCTCTTAAATATAAAGGTTCAGTTACCCCTTATATGTATGCATTTCTTTTGATGCTTAGCTAAAGTGAAGAGGATACAATATATGAACTCCCTCAGTTTGGTGCAAGGAAGAATCTACTCAGTAAATAGATCAACTGTCTATGAAGATGTCATGACATTGTATCTCACCGAAACTAACATAACAAACACGCATCCAGTCCAAATCAAATTTATTGATGAAAATGCAATTGACTTGGGAGGTGTCACTAGAGAAATGTTTGCAGCATACTATGAGGAAATGTACAAGAATTTATTTGACGGAGTATCACTACTAACACCATCAATCCATCCTGGAACAAGGATTTCCTCTTACCCAGTAGTAGGTACAATTCTTTCACATGGATATCTACTTGCTGGCTGCTTGCCAGTGAGGGTTGCATTCCCTGTGCTAGCAAAAATTTTGCTTCCTAGACATGGTGATATTCCTCCAGATATACTTATCGAAACATTCATTAAAAGCTTGAGTTGCTATGATGCTGACATCATTAGAAGAGCATTTAGCCTAAGTGAAAACAAGTTACCTTTCAGCCCAGATGTTGTGATGGGTCTCAGCAATATTATGAGTTTTTATCACTGCAGAGAAATTCCTAAACCTGAATCCCTCAAGCGAGTAGTACTTCAAATTGCTCAATGCGAGTATCAAACCAAGCCAACTGCTGCAATAGCAGCAATGAATTCAGGGATACCCTCAATACACAAACCATTTTGGGAAGAAATGACTTTAACTGAACTATACAATATATACAATTCGCTAAGTGCTTCACCTACAAAGATTCTTCAACTAATTGATGACAACTCTACAAGTAATCCTAAGGAGGAAAGAGTACTCTCCTATCTTCGGCAATATATTGGCAACATGCAGCCTGCTCAAGCACAGTGTTTTCTAAGGTTTGTGACTGGGAGCTCAGTTTGTTCAGCAGAGTCTATTATTGTACGATTTAAACAAGTTAGAGGGCTTCAACGCCAGCCTGAAGCAAGCACCTGTGGTAGTGTGTTAGTTTTGTCGAGTATGTACAACTCGTATGCTGACTTAAAGACAGAGTTTGATTGCATATTGAGCAACCCACATTTGTGGTACATGAATGCTTTTTGACTCTAAACTGGACTTGTTTTGTCAGACTTAATTACTTGTATTGATTTATATTGTACTAGGTCGGTATACTTTTTTGTGTACACATGTGCATGTTTTATATGTGTAAACAGTTCTTTTGTTAATAAACATTAAAAGTCTTGTTAATATACTACAATACAACATTACGAAGGAAATGAAGTGTATCTTCATATAGGTCAATTCCAAAGTTATCTGATGACATGAGTGGGTTTATAGAGTTGCATAACCTTTGAAAATTTGTGTCATTTAATTGAAAGTTCAGTGCAGGTACTTCCACAGTACCAGGGTCATCCAGTGGTTCTGGACCTTCTTCATCTATTCCATAACTTTCATCTACAGGTGAAAAAAAGTCCATTGCAGTCAACCCAGAATGTTGTAGTAGCAATAGCCCTGCTGTAAATAGTTGATAAGGAGATTTATTATGCTGTGTTCGTATGGTGTGATGGTTCCACGCATCCATAAATTCACTTAGAGCCTTATTTATTCTCGGTACAAAAATGTAATGTAAAGCATATAAGTGTTGTTCATTTAATGGATCCAGTAAACTGGTTTGCTCAAGGTAGTAAAACATCTGGTAATACAGCTTTGTTACACAGTGGTGCATATCTCGCCAGAGGCGCTCGATCCTCTGGTTATGCACCGATGACCCTGTTATCATGCTGTTTCGTTCTGCTCCTCTGTGCTCAATCATGTGTTGAGCAACCAACATGTTTTCTCGACCTTGGTCAGAACGTATTCTTGATGGTAGGTGGTATTGCTGAATGGCACCAATAAACAGTTCATACACTGTGGTTGCACGGTTATTAGTGGAAGTCTTTAGGTAGACAATTGTTCGACTGTAACCATCAATTCCCCCGTGGGTAACCATCCTCCAGCGTATAAGTTTATGGTGACCATCTAAAAAATCCATATAATAAGGTAAAATTGCTTTGGATTGGTTAGACCATTGTACTTATTTCATATGACCACTTGATTTTTAAAGCCATACACATTTACAGTGAATTTGAATTCTACAAAAACATACATGTTAGGTCAAAATGCCAAAAAATTTTCCCTGTTAACCAAAATCAGTTCACTGCCAATATGTACAGTGGCAAAACTACTCAAAACTGCTATCCCGGCATCTTCATATGCAGTAGGCACCTAAAATCTATACCATTATTTCCTCGTATGAAAGCTGCAATACAGTAAATGCCTGTTCCTAAATGAAGGCCAGGGGGTGCTATCTTAATTCAAGGGGTAGTAGAGATTACAATAGCGTAATTTGTAGAACAAGCCTACTACTGAAACCTGTGACTTGTCAAAAGTACCTATATGTCAACGGCAGCTGCTCAAATAGATTAGAATAGATTATAAGAAACTGATAAATGTGCAGGCTTTTATTAGGAAATACTGTTGTTTGTATAGTCAATCAAAGCTATTACAGCTACTATATTTCATTATTACTGGTACAGTGCAAAACTTATAAGAAATTTTGCAGGTCAAGATacccttatagagcagtcatttgtGTAGTTTATGCAAACAATTTAATCCTGATTTTTTAACACAAATTATGCAATTATTTAGTGCAATTACCATGTGgaactcccccccccccccccccctcctttaTAATTGTCTGGATTCACCCCTGCATTATTGGTTTTGATGGTTGAAGTCCTTCATTGCATTCATTATAATATTGCTCTGTCATGCTTCACG comes from Dysidea avara chromosome 4, odDysAvar1.4, whole genome shotgun sequence and encodes:
- the LOC136253161 gene encoding uncharacterized protein; translation: MSGAKSAFITFGVHSRPVSYQRRPGQTDEVHELTEAIRLAFRDVLPSSSVKLHLKVKNEDWGGEYTDISETLQGEGAQIPDRAFILVTVLGSTHVATAAGESSKLSLKANTKDNTKKALNICRRIGKPTDTCKQTLNKLYPTVSSKRTAKSFTPEVTPSKKRKQGVGGRPRSVIAVMLANELSTVPKGSTRKRLAEKGRIKKIQVRREMSHDEVVLVIERAFGVKKFNFMTAKKDNYIQLVDELFSGEDVINLTCNGASLYMCEVSASDLEDAVEITKVDLPMKKYDDEPHTSGLNLQAEEEKKLPLKKYDDEPGPSGLNLQNEGKKDFCSLRYLKAKKFGVATRKVVDTYNPGPGFSLAIQLSSERVSYEFSISATVKDLYDYVFAICGVDPPFKVYTAFPTREEIPCEEDPLSFHLRNGSLVRVDVGTGSYTPDEATSECESSDREDCEPPMISDQPVGSATTMGSMQSENLPRSEDASGFAASTTPEFMTTLQQAKVKRIQYMNSLSLVQGRIYSVNRSTVYEDVMTLYLTETNITNTHPVQIKFIDENAIDLGGVTREMFAAYYEEMYKNLFDGVSLLTPSIHPGTRISSYPVVGTILSHGYLLAGCLPVRVAFPVLAKILLPRHGDIPPDILIETFIKSLSCYDADIIRRAFSLSENKLPFSPDVVMGLSNIMSFYHCREIPKPESLKRVVLQIAQCEYQTKPTAAIAAMNSGIPSIHKPFWEEMTLTELYNIYNSLSASPTKILQLIDDNSTSNPKEERVLSYLRQYIGNMQPAQAQCFLRFVTGSSVCSAESIIVRFKQVRGLQRQPEASTCGSVLVLSSMYNSYADLKTEFDCILSNPHLWYMNAF
- the LOC136253163 gene encoding uncharacterized protein; the protein is MEEVITGWSTYFGLIVQLLEEAERHYGSANQQYAHHIVERFEVAIETCSSLKRMIDIHRIFQNHSESLTDLLICLRSIRGEWADYQDQIETNEHFTEYAHQVPTTHSGTRGRPKFNISKEQLEYLFSLSFTTREVASLLGVSRTTVYRRRIDFGMLEDPSSELTDEELEFYIEQIKSSTPHIGISLTIGRIRSMGYHVTRERVRQVLRQRDPLSNAIRWPGGLTNRRPYCVAGPNSLWHIDGHHKLIRWRMVTHGGIDGYSRTIVYLKTSTNNRATTVYELFIGAIQQYHLPSRIRSDQGRENMLVAQHMIEHRGAERNSMITGSSVHNQRIERLWRDMHHCVTKLYYQMFYYLEQTSLLDPLNEQHLYALHYIFVPRINKALSEFMDAWNHHTIRTQHNKSPYQLFTAGLLLLQHSGLTAMDFFSPVDESYGIDEEGPEPLDDPGTVEVPALNFQLNDTNFQRLCNSINPLMSSDNFGIDLYEDTLHFLRNVVL